A window of the Acipenser ruthenus chromosome 30, fAciRut3.2 maternal haplotype, whole genome shotgun sequence genome harbors these coding sequences:
- the LOC117964383 gene encoding galanin receptor 2b-like translates to MENVSQSPWPLNGSSGLPSSSRVEGYTKVIVSTSLALIVCVGTMGNLLLLLVLIDSKRRRLGPINNLTNMFIINITVSDLFLLLYNIPVAFFKKVFAGWRWGAVVCVSHSALTTLTIFSSFYSMVAIAVLRFIAVVYPMHSLALTQKHGFVMILIWGAAFVISIPLWMCHKLVDRDGAETCVTTMEPRQWLLSLTLIGGIGFFPPMLLMIMLYTKIIYSLWHREAVTANVTLQMNRNATVMILTVLVVFVVMWIPCWVIVFCLAAQRLSHFESSFLINDLAMLLSYSNTCVNPIIFFSLSDQYKQALKRMLKRCRRKNAPPPQKFNCIATPERGALSKL, encoded by the coding sequence ATGGAGAACGTTTCACAAAGCCCCTGGCCTCTCAATGGATCCTCCGGGCTCCCCTCTTCCAGTCGTGTTGAGGGCTACACCAAGGTCATCGTGTCCACCTCCTTGGCGCTCATCGTGTGCGTTGGCACGATGGGAAACCTCCTTCTCCTCCTGGTTTTAATAGACAGTAAGAGACGGCGTCTCGGCCCCATCAACAATCTGACCAACATGTTCATCATTAACATCACGGTGTCGGATCTCTTCCTTCTCCTCTACAACATCCCCGTGGCGTTTTTCAAGAAGGTCTTTGCGGGCTGGCGCTGGGGCGCTGTGGTGTGCGTCTCCCATTCGGCGCTCACCACCCTCACCATATTCAGTAGTTTCTACAGCATGGTGGCTATCGCCGTCCTCCGGTTCATCGCGGTGGTCTATCCCATGCACTCGCTGGCCCTCACGCAAAAACACGGCTTTGTAATGATTCTCATTTGGGGGGCCGCGTTCGTTATAAGCATCCCTTTGTGGATGTGCCACAAATTAGTCGATAGAGACGGTGCAGAAACCTGCGTGACCACCATGGAGCCGCGCCAGTGGTTACTTTCTCTAACTTTAATAGGCGGTATCGGCTTTTTCCCACCTATGCTTCTCATGATCATGTTGTACACCAAAATTATCTACTCGCTGTGGCACAGAGAGGCCGTGACAGCCAACGTGACGCTCCAGATGAACAGAAACGCCACCGTTATGATTCTAACAGTCCTGGTGGTTTTTGTGGTCATGTGGATCCCTTGCTGggtgattgtattttgtttggcAGCTCAGCGGTTGTCTCACTTCGAGTCTTCATTTCTAATCAACGACCTCGCTATGCTGCTTTCTTACTCAAACACCTGTGTGAATCCGATCATTTTTTTCTCGCTCTCTGACCAGTACAAGCAGGCGCTTAAGAGAATGCTCAAAAGGTGCCGAAGAAAAAACGCGCCGCCTCCCCAAAAATTCAATTGCATTGCGACGCCAGAACGCGGCGCGCTGTCAAAACTGTGA